The following DNA comes from Arthrobacter sp. SLBN-83.
GCGGATCACCGACTCCAGCGGCCCGCCTACCAGGGCTTCCAGTGCCTGCAGGTCCGCTGCCACCTGCTCGATGCGCATGGGTTCTGAATTGCCGGCCGGTACTACAAGTGCTGTGTAAGTTCTGTTGTCCATCGTTCTGTCTCCACTGGGTTTAACACCTGGGGAGACAGTGGTGTTCCCGCATGGTTCGGCACCCTTCAGAAAAGTACGACGGCGGCCATCGCCCAGCGCCGTCGTCGGACCTTCCGCGCTGGGCGCGTAAAATGGACCAGTCATGCACTGTTCCTACTTTGATGCCGGCACCTGCCGCTCCTGCACCCAGATGGGCAGGCCGTACGGCGAACAGCTGGCCGGCAAGCAGCAGCACTGCCAGACCCTCCTCTCCGACCACACCGGCCTCGAATGGCTGCCGCCCGTTGCCAGCGAAGAGTCCGGCTTCCGCAACAAGGCCAAGATGGTGATCGGCGGCACGGCGCAAAACCCCACAATCGGGATCCTGGACGCCGACGGCCACGGCGTGGACCTGCGCAAGTGCGGCGTCTGCTCCCCCGGCCTGCGGGCAGTTTTCCCGGTGCTGGCCAGCTTCATCCGCAGGCTGCGCCTCACGCCCTACGACGTCCCCAGGCGCACGGGTGAACTCAAGCACGTCATCATCACCGAGTCCCCGGACGGCGAGGTCATGCTCCGCCTGGTGCTGCGCTCCGAGAACACGCTACCGCGCATCCGGAAGCACCTGCCGGACCTCCTGGCGGCCCTGCCGCAAGTGAAGGTGGTATCGGTCAACCTGCTCCCGGAGCACAAGGCAGTCCTGGAGGGCGAGCGCGAGATCCTGCTGACGGAGCAGTCCACCCTGAACATGCGGGTCAACGGCATCAACCTTCGCCTCCGCCCGCAAAGCTTCTTCCAGACCAACACGGAGATGGCCGGGGCGCTGTACCGGCAGGGGCGCGAATGGGTCAACGAGCTGGCCCCGGCCTCGGTCTGGGACCTGTACTGCGGCGTGGGCGGCTTCGCCCTGCACAGCGCCGCCCCCTCCCGCACGGTGACCGGCATCGAGGCCAGCAGCGAAGCGATCGTTTCCGCCCGGCTCAGCAGCGACGAAGCAGGGCTGGAGGGGATGGAGTTCCAGGCCGGTGACGCCACGGCGTTCGCCCTTGCGGCGGAGCAGTCGCCGGAGCTGGTGATCGTGAACCCGCCCCGGCGCGGCATCGGCAAGGAGCTGTGCGGCTGGCTGGAGTCATCCGGCGTGCAGCACGTGGTCTACTCCAGCTGCAACGCCCAGTCGCTGGCCCGCGACCTGGCCGCCCTTCCCTCCTTCAGCGCACGGCGGGCCCGGGTGCTGGACATGTTCCCGCAGACCACGCACTACGAGGTGATGGTGCTGCTGGAGCGGACTGCGTAGGCAGCAACGTTCGGCCGGCTCAGGGGCGGACCCGTTCGACGGCGGCCGCGCCGGCTTCCCGCCCGACGCTCCGGAGCCCGGAAGCCACCCCTTGCGCGTCGGCGGCGGAGCGGTTCTGGCTCAGTTTCTCCTTCGCCTCGATCCGGGTAATCACCAGCTCCACGCCCACGATGGCCCGCAGCTGCCCTGCGATGAATTTGTCCGGCGCATCGTCAACAGTCCACGGTTCCTCCCGGCCGCTCTCGTGCAGCGCGGTCAGGTGCCGGACGTGCCGTGCCAGCCAGCCGGCGTCGTCATGGACCACCAGCTCGCCGTACACGTGGGCGGTGCTGTAGTTCCAGGTGGGGACCACCCTGCCGTGCTCGGCTTTGGAGCCGTACCAGGACGGCGAGATGTAGTCGTCCGGCCCCTGGATGATGGCGAGCGCCTCACCAATCGGCACGCTGGACCATTGCGGGTTGTTCCGCGCCATGTGCGCCTGCAGCGCCCCGTGCTCCCCCACGGCGGGGTTGAAGGCGAACGGCAGCAGCGTTGCCAGCAGGCCCTGGTTTGTCATGGTCACCAGGTTGGCGGCGCCGGGGCTCGCGAGGAGGTTCCGGACGGCGTCAGGACGGGCAGCGAAGTGGGCAGGAACGTACATGTCGGGGTCCTTTCGGTGGTCAGGAGGTTGGCTTAAGCCGGACGCGGACGGCCGCGGCGGCGCAGAGGATGACGGCAACGGCGCCAATGACGGTGGTCCAGGTGAGGTCCTCGCCCAGCAGGAGGGCTGCCCAGCAGATGCTCATCACGGGCTGGAGCAGCTGGATCTGGCTCACCTGCGCCATGGGGCCGATGGCTAGTCCGCGGTACCAGGCGAAGAAGCCCAGGAACATGCTCACCACGGCGAGGTATCCGAAGGCGGCCCACTGGACGGGGGTGGCCGACGGCGGCTGGTCCAGGACGGAAACCCCGGCCAGGACCAGCATGGCCGGAGCGGCGAGGACCAGCGCCCATGCGATGGTCTGCCACGATCCCAGTTCGCGGGCCAGCAGGCCGCCCTCCGCGTACCCCACCGCCGCGCAGGCGACGGCGCCGAGCAGCAGGAGGTCGGCCCAGTGCAGGTGCCCCACACCGCCGGACTGAAGGAACGCGAAGGACACCGCCGCCAGCGAACCAAGCAGCATCACCGCCCAAAAAGCGGGACGCGCCCGCTCGCGGGTGCGCAGGATGGCCGCCGTTGCCGTGGCTGCCGGCAACAGGGCGATGACCACCGCGCCATGCCCCGCCGGAACGGCAGTGAGTGCATAGGAGGTGAGCAGCGGAAAGCCGACGACGACGCCCGCAGCCACGAGCGCGAGGCGCAGCCAGGTGCCGGGTTGCGGCAGCCGCTGGCGGGTGATGGCCAGGGCTGCGGCCGCGAGGAGTGCGGCCACCACGGCCCGGCCGGAACCGATGAACAGCGGTGGGATCCCGGCGACGGCGACCCGGGTGAATGGGACGGTGAAGGAGAAGGCCGCGACGCCCAGGAGGCCCCACCAGATTCCAATGGCCTTGCGGGCTTGAGCGGAACTGGGCAGTCCATTGCTCTGGGACGGCAGTACCACTGGGTCACCAAGGACAGTAGCGCTACTATGTTCTTTCATGAATAACGATAGCAGCTCCCGGATCGTTGCGGCACTGCGCCACTGGATTTCGGACGCCGCCCCGGGCGCGCGCTTGCCGTCCACCCGGCAGTTGGTGGCGGAGTACCAGGCCAGTCCCGTGACGGTGCAAAAGGCGCTGCAGGCGCTGACCGCGCAGGGGTTGATCGACAGCCGGCCGGGGGTGGGAACCTTCGTCCGGGCCGTGCGCACCGCACGGCCGTCGGACTATGGCTGGCAAACCGCTGCGCTGCGGCCGCCGTCGGCCCCGTTGCCGTCGTCGTCGGGCACCATGCGCAACGTTCCGGGCGACGCCATCTGGTTCCACTCCGGCTACCCGGACCGCGAGCTGCTGCCGGAACGGCTGGTCCGTTCCGCCCTGGCTCGGGCCGCGCGCGGCGACGCCGCCCTGTCCAGGCCTCCGGCCGCCGGCATGCCCGAACTGCAGCAATGGTTCGCCCAGGAACTGGGATCGGCGACCCCTGTGGGCATCACTCCCCCGACACCGAATGACGTCATCGTGCTGCCGGGAAGCCAAAGCGGACTCAGCTCCATCTTCCGTGCGCTGGTAGGTGCCGGCCAGCCGCTGCTCATCGAATCACCGTCCTACTGGGGCGCCATCCTGGCTGCAGCCCAGACCGAAGTGCGGCTGATTCCCGTTCCCAGCGGACCGGAGGGACCGGACCCGGCGGACGTGGAGCGCGCCTTTGTCGAAACCGGGGCGCGCGCCTTCTACGTACAGCCCAACTATTCGAATCCTGCCGGCACCCAGTGGTCCCGGGGGCGGGGCGACGAGATCCTGGAGGTGGCACGCCGGCACGGCGCGTTCCTGGTGGAGGACGACTGGGCACACGACTTCGGCATCACCTCGGACCCCATACCCCTGGCCACCAGGGACGATTCCGGCCACGTGGTCTACATCCGGTCCCTGACCAAGAGCGTTTCCACCGCCATTCGCGTAGCCGCCGTGATCGCGCGCGGACCGGCGCGGGAACGCATTCTGGGCCACCGGGCCGCCGAATCAATGTACGTGAGCGGCCTGCTGCAGGCCGCGGCGTTGGATGTGGTGACCCAACCCGGATGGCACTCGCACCTGCGGAACCTCCGCCAGCAGCTCCAGTCGCGCCGGGACCTGTTGGCCAGCAGCATCCGTGAGCACGTTCCGCAGGCCCATATCGACAACCTGCCCAAGGGTGGGCTCAACCTGTGGGTGCGTCTGCCGGACGGCACGGATCTTCCCCGGCTGGTGCGGGACTGTGACGATGCCGGCGTCATCATTGCCGCCGGCACGGAATGGTTTCCTGCCGAACCGGCGGGGGCCTTCATCCGGCTCAACTACTCTGGCCCGAACCCCGGCGCCTACCCGGAGGGAGCCAGGATCATCGGCGGCGCACTGGCACGGCAGGTCTGAGTTGGTGCGTTTCGGGCCGGTGCATCCGTGACGGAAGGGACTACTGTTTTCATCACAGGCACAACCACGCCACGCACTTTGACCTGCTCTTGCCCTTCCGATGGGGAGGGCCGGCCACCTTCATCCAGCAGCCTCGGTGCCGGGGCATGAAAAGGTGATCAACATGGACAACTCCCTACCGCTGGCCAATGAGCTGGCCAAGCTGACAGGACAGGCAGCGGACGGCTTTCTCACCGAGGAGAATGCGTCCAAAGCCGTCCAGTCCCTGGCCTACGTCCTCCGGGACTCGATCCCTAACGCCGCCGGGGCCGGCGCTTCGATTATCAACGCGCGCGGGCGGCGGGAAAGCGCGGGTGCCACCGATCCAGTGGTCCTCCGGGCCGACAAGCTGCAGTACGAGCTGGGCCAGGGGCCGTGCCTGAGCGCGTGGGCTGAACAGCGTGCCATCATCATCCAGGACACCAGGCAAGAGACCCGCTGGCCCAAGTGGACAGCAGCCATCGCGGAACTGCCGCTGCGGTCCGTGCTCAGTGCCCCACTGACCACTGAGGGAAGGCGCATCGGCGCACTCAAGGTGTACTCGCCGTCTCCGTTGGTGTTCGACGACCACTCAGTTTTCCTGATTGAGCGGCTGGCCGGTCCCGCAGCCGTCCTCCTGGGCAGCGCGCGCGACCGTGAAGCGACACAGCGGCTTGGTTCGCAGCTTGCGGAGGCGCTCGCCAACAGGGACGCGATTTCGCAAGCCCAAGGCGTCCTGATCGAGCGGATGCACGTGAGCTCCCGCGAGGCCTTGGATGTAATGCTGGCTGAGTCCCGCAAAGAGGGCAAGCCATTGCAGGAGGTAGCGCGCGGAATCGTTAACGGGCTCGCCGACGGGTAGGAACCTTTTGTGGACGAATTCGCTCAGCCCCTGGAACAGGCACAGGCGACCTGCGAAGCCATGCAGGAATCCGGGATCACACTCAGCGCCGTCTGGATGCGCTACTTCAGCTTCACCGGCGCCGCAGGCGAGTACGAAATTGACGCCTACCTGAATGGGTCATTGGAACTGCCGGCCCCCGAGCGGGACCTCGTGGCCCATGCAGTCAACGAACTCATCAAGGAGCTTCCCCCGCGCCGGATGGCCCCCTACAGCCCCAACGGCAAGAAGCCCACGCACGGCCCTGACGCGAAGCACGACGGGGCCCACGACGGAACGAAGGGGCAACCGCTCGGGAAATCCCCGGACGGGTCACCGGACAAAAAATGACGCCGGCCCGTCATCTCTGAGGGTTGCCCAAGGAATAAATCAAGATTTGCGCTTAACCCGTTCTCCCCCCGGCGGACGAAGCTACGCTGGCCGTGCATCCGCATCCGGCACACGCAATTGGGGGACAACTATGCCCGGCTTCCACAACTTCGCCCCGCCCTGTTCACGCCGCCAGGAAGACACATCCCCGGCAGGCTCCCTGCTGCGGAAGGGCACCAGCAAGGCGCTGGGCGCCGGGGCCGCTGCCGCCGTCGTACTTCTCCTGGCCGGTTGCGGCGGACCCCAGGCCTCGCTGACCTCCGCCGCCGGGCCAGCCAGTGAGTCCGCCTCCGCAACACCCACGGCGAAGCCCACCCCCAGCACGCCGATCGCCAATACTCCTTGCACGGCTGTCAACGCCCAGCAGGTCTCTGCCAGCGCCAGCTACGTATGCACCAAGGACGAATCCGGCAAGCTGGTGTGGCTTGAAGCCGCCGAATCCAAGCGGGTCACCGACAAGATCGCCGCCGCGGAGGCAGCGAAAGCGGCGGCAGACAAGGCAGCAGCGGAGAAGGCGGCGGCAGACAAAGCCGCAGCCGATAAAGCCGCGGCAGACAAGGCAGCAGCTGACAAGGCCGCCGCGGACGCCGCAGCAGCCCGGCAGGCCGCCGAAGCGAAGGCGGCCCAGGACGCGGCAGCAAAGGCAGCCGCCGAGGCTGCTGCGAAGGCCGCGGCTCCTCCGGCCCCCGTGGCACCGGCCGTCCCGGGAACCAACCCAGGCTGCGATCCGAACTATTCAGGCTGCGTGCCCATCGCCTCCGACGTGGACTGCGCAGGCGGAAGCGGCAACGGACCTGCCTACGTCCGTGGCCCGGTCCAGGTCATCGGCCGGGACATCTACGGGCTGGACGCAGACCACGACGGCGTGGGCTGCGAATAAGGGTCCGGTCAGGCAAACGCCCTGACCAGTTCCGCGCTCTTTTCCCACAGGCCGCGCGCCAGCACGGCGTCGTACGCCTGGGGGTTGGCCTTGGCCAGGGCGCGCTTGGCGTAGTAGGCGCCGGAGATCCAGTCCGTGCCGGCGGTGCCGTTGATGAGCCACAGCATGGTGTCGGCACCCTGGTCCGGGCTGAGCATGAAGCGGTTCAGCAACGTTGTGTACACGTGTCGGAACGGGCTTGAAGACTCCGCCGCGAAGTTGGTGCGGACCACGCCGGGGTGGAACGCCGCCGTCGTAATCCCTTGTTCGTGGAAGCGGCGGTGCAGCTCGGAGGTAAACAAGATGTTGGCCAGCTTGCCGGTGCCGTAGGCGCGGTTGGTGCTGTAGCCGTGCTCGGCCGTGAGATCGAACAGGTCCAGCTTGCCGAAGTTGTTGGCGGCGCTGGAGGTGTTGATCACCTTCGCGTTGCTGGCAGTGAGCGTGTCCATGAGGAGCGTGGTGAGCAGGAACGGCGCCAGGTGGTTGACCTGGAACGTGGATTCGTTGCCATCCACAGTGAGGGCGCGCTTGCCCATGATGCCGCCGGCGTTGTTGGCCAGGACATCGATGCGGGAGTAGTTGGCCTTCAGTTTTTCCGCGAGGTCGCGGACCTGTGCAAGGTCCGCGAAGTCGGCCAGGTAGTGGTCCGCGCCGATGTCTCCGGCCAAGGCGCGGGTCTTTTCCGCTGACCGGCCGACGACGACCACCTGCTCCCCTGCCTTGGCCAGCGTCCGTGCCGCTGCAGCTCCGATGCCGTCGCTGGCGCCGGTGATCACGATGGTGCGAGGAGTCAAGGGGTGTCCTTTGGTCGGCGGGCGGCGCACCGGCGTGGCGCACCATGGGGCATAACGACGGCGGGGCGGCCAGTGTTCCCACAGCCGCCCCGTCACGGCGCCCGCAGTTCGTCTTCCAGCTGGCGCGGGAGCAGCTCCAGCGTGACGCGGACTTCATATAAGTAGGACATATTCAGTACGGTGGTGTCATACGTCATACTTATTACGGCACGCCACCAGTTTCGTTGGCGGCCGTACCCCACATCGAGGAAGCAACATGCAATCCCTTCTCCTTCCCGCCGCCACAGAGCCGTGGAACGGACACGATACGCAACTGGTCGTGGTCGCTGCCATCGGCATTGCGCTGATCGTTTTCCTGATCGTCAAACTCAAACTCCACCCGTTCCTGTCGCTGGTCCTTGGATCGGCGTTTGTTGGCCTCGCCTCCGGGGTCGAACTGGGCAAGGTCATCAGCAACTTCGAAGACGGCGTCGGTGGCACGCTGAAAGAAGTTGGCCTGCTGATCGCGCTCGGCGCCATGCTGGGCAAACTGTTGGCAGACTCCGGGGGCGCCAACCGGGTGGTGGACACCCTGCTTGGCAAAGTCTCCCCGAAAGTCCTGCCCTGGGCCATGGCACTGGTGGCCGTCATCATCGGTTTGCCGATGTTCTTCGAAATCGGCCTTGTGCTGCTGCTTCCTGTCATCGTCCTGGTGGCCCAGCGCTCCGGCCGGAAGCTGATGCGCGTTGCCATTCCCGCCCTCGCAGGCCTCTCGGTCCTGCACGGCCTGGTCCCGCCGCACCCCGGTCCGCTCGTGGCCATCTCCAGCCTCAACGCCCCGCTGGGCATCACCCTGGCCCTCGGACTCCTGATCGCAATCCCCACCGTCATCATCTGCGGTCCACTGTTCGCCATCTACGCCGCGCGCTGGGTGCCGGTGGATGCACCCAAGGTGGCCGGCGGCATCGACACCGAACATACCCAGGCCGACCCCGACGTTAAGCGCCAGCCGACCTTCCTCGTGACACTGCTGACCATCGTCTTCCCTGTGGTGCTGATGCTCCTCAAGGCGGTAGTGGACATCGTTGACCCCAACTCCAAGAACCCCAGCGCGGCCCGCGTCTTCTTTGACTTCATCGGGGAACCGCTGGTGGCCATGACCCTCGCAGTCCTGCTGGCCCTGGTGACGTTCGGCTACGCCGTCGGCTTCACCGGCACCAAGATCGGAAGCAAGATCGGCGCGTCGGTG
Coding sequences within:
- a CDS encoding SDR family NAD(P)-dependent oxidoreductase; its protein translation is MTPRTIVITGASDGIGAAAARTLAKAGEQVVVVGRSAEKTRALAGDIGADHYLADFADLAQVRDLAEKLKANYSRIDVLANNAGGIMGKRALTVDGNESTFQVNHLAPFLLTTLLMDTLTASNAKVINTSSAANNFGKLDLFDLTAEHGYSTNRAYGTGKLANILFTSELHRRFHEQGITTAAFHPGVVRTNFAAESSSPFRHVYTTLLNRFMLSPDQGADTMLWLINGTAGTDWISGAYYAKRALAKANPQAYDAVLARGLWEKSAELVRAFA
- a CDS encoding FMN-binding negative transcriptional regulator; its protein translation is MYVPAHFAARPDAVRNLLASPGAANLVTMTNQGLLATLLPFAFNPAVGEHGALQAHMARNNPQWSSVPIGEALAIIQGPDDYISPSWYGSKAEHGRVVPTWNYSTAHVYGELVVHDDAGWLARHVRHLTALHESGREEPWTVDDAPDKFIAGQLRAIVGVELVITRIEAKEKLSQNRSAADAQGVASGLRSVGREAGAAAVERVRP
- a CDS encoding GntT/GntP/DsdX family permease, whose protein sequence is MQSLLLPAATEPWNGHDTQLVVVAAIGIALIVFLIVKLKLHPFLSLVLGSAFVGLASGVELGKVISNFEDGVGGTLKEVGLLIALGAMLGKLLADSGGANRVVDTLLGKVSPKVLPWAMALVAVIIGLPMFFEIGLVLLLPVIVLVAQRSGRKLMRVAIPALAGLSVLHGLVPPHPGPLVAISSLNAPLGITLALGLLIAIPTVIICGPLFAIYAARWVPVDAPKVAGGIDTEHTQADPDVKRQPTFLVTLLTIVFPVVLMLLKAVVDIVDPNSKNPSAARVFFDFIGEPLVAMTLAVLLALVTFGYAVGFTGTKIGSKIGASVGPIAAVILIVGAGGGFKQTLIGAGVGDAVAKWATGANISVLVLGFLIAVAIRLATGSATVATVTAAGIVAPLAASLSPGHAGLLVLAVGAGSLFLSHVNDAGFWLVKELFGLSVGQTFKTWSVMETLISVVGFALVMILSVVIP
- a CDS encoding aminotransferase-like domain-containing protein; its protein translation is MNNDSSSRIVAALRHWISDAAPGARLPSTRQLVAEYQASPVTVQKALQALTAQGLIDSRPGVGTFVRAVRTARPSDYGWQTAALRPPSAPLPSSSGTMRNVPGDAIWFHSGYPDRELLPERLVRSALARAARGDAALSRPPAAGMPELQQWFAQELGSATPVGITPPTPNDVIVLPGSQSGLSSIFRALVGAGQPLLIESPSYWGAILAAAQTEVRLIPVPSGPEGPDPADVERAFVETGARAFYVQPNYSNPAGTQWSRGRGDEILEVARRHGAFLVEDDWAHDFGITSDPIPLATRDDSGHVVYIRSLTKSVSTAIRVAAVIARGPARERILGHRAAESMYVSGLLQAAALDVVTQPGWHSHLRNLRQQLQSRRDLLASSIREHVPQAHIDNLPKGGLNLWVRLPDGTDLPRLVRDCDDAGVIIAAGTEWFPAEPAGAFIRLNYSGPNPGAYPEGARIIGGALARQV
- a CDS encoding DMT family transporter; amino-acid sequence: MKEHSSATVLGDPVVLPSQSNGLPSSAQARKAIGIWWGLLGVAAFSFTVPFTRVAVAGIPPLFIGSGRAVVAALLAAAALAITRQRLPQPGTWLRLALVAAGVVVGFPLLTSYALTAVPAGHGAVVIALLPAATATAAILRTRERARPAFWAVMLLGSLAAVSFAFLQSGGVGHLHWADLLLLGAVACAAVGYAEGGLLARELGSWQTIAWALVLAAPAMLVLAGVSVLDQPPSATPVQWAAFGYLAVVSMFLGFFAWYRGLAIGPMAQVSQIQLLQPVMSICWAALLLGEDLTWTTVIGAVAVILCAAAAVRVRLKPTS
- the rlmC gene encoding 23S rRNA (uracil(747)-C(5))-methyltransferase RlmC; this translates as MHCSYFDAGTCRSCTQMGRPYGEQLAGKQQHCQTLLSDHTGLEWLPPVASEESGFRNKAKMVIGGTAQNPTIGILDADGHGVDLRKCGVCSPGLRAVFPVLASFIRRLRLTPYDVPRRTGELKHVIITESPDGEVMLRLVLRSENTLPRIRKHLPDLLAALPQVKVVSVNLLPEHKAVLEGEREILLTEQSTLNMRVNGINLRLRPQSFFQTNTEMAGALYRQGREWVNELAPASVWDLYCGVGGFALHSAAPSRTVTGIEASSEAIVSARLSSDEAGLEGMEFQAGDATAFALAAEQSPELVIVNPPRRGIGKELCGWLESSGVQHVVYSSCNAQSLARDLAALPSFSARRARVLDMFPQTTHYEVMVLLERTA
- a CDS encoding GAF and ANTAR domain-containing protein, whose translation is MDNSLPLANELAKLTGQAADGFLTEENASKAVQSLAYVLRDSIPNAAGAGASIINARGRRESAGATDPVVLRADKLQYELGQGPCLSAWAEQRAIIIQDTRQETRWPKWTAAIAELPLRSVLSAPLTTEGRRIGALKVYSPSPLVFDDHSVFLIERLAGPAAVLLGSARDREATQRLGSQLAEALANRDAISQAQGVLIERMHVSSREALDVMLAESRKEGKPLQEVARGIVNGLADG